A genomic segment from Syntrophorhabdaceae bacterium encodes:
- a CDS encoding helix-turn-helix transcriptional regulator, with product MTKGRLLKEHISEKMKEPEFKKAWNDLDAEFNILEMVIKAREEAGLTQEELARRIGTKQPALSRLERGGFQKAKIETLMKIAKALNVKLTIQFQSKDAGTKTNRSKDQKRA from the coding sequence ATGACGAAAGGCAGATTACTGAAGGAACACATCTCTGAAAAGATGAAGGAGCCGGAATTCAAAAAGGCATGGAATGACCTCGATGCGGAGTTCAATATCCTTGAAATGGTGATCAAGGCCCGGGAGGAGGCAGGACTCACGCAGGAGGAGCTTGCCCGGCGCATCGGGACAAAGCAGCCGGCCCTCTCGCGGCTCGAAAGAGGAGGATTCCAGAAGGCAAAGATCGAAACGCTGATGAAGATAGCGAAGGCATTGAATGTCAAACTGACCATACAGTTTCAGTCAAAAGATGCAGGCACGAAAACCAACCGATCGAAGGACCAGAAGAGGGCTTGA
- a CDS encoding type II toxin-antitoxin system RelE/ParE family toxin, which translates to MGWTVEYYRDSRGKEPGADFIDSLPTETQAKVLRTVELLARYGVLLKEPYSRRIKGKLRELRVVDRHGHIRVLYFTYTQGRFVILHGFLKKSGKTPRREIEIGEKRMSDFIQRCGGGQ; encoded by the coding sequence ATGGGTTGGACGGTTGAGTATTACCGGGATTCCCGAGGCAAAGAGCCCGGAGCGGATTTTATTGATTCTCTTCCCACGGAAACACAGGCGAAAGTGCTCAGAACTGTGGAGTTGCTAGCCCGTTACGGTGTCCTCCTCAAGGAACCCTATTCGCGGAGAATAAAGGGCAAGCTAAGGGAACTGAGGGTTGTTGACCGGCACGGACACATTCGCGTTCTCTACTTCACCTACACGCAAGGCAGGTTTGTTATTCTCCATGGGTTTCTCAAGAAATCCGGCAAGACACCGAGGCGGGAGATAGAGATCGGCGAAAAGAGAATGAGTGATTTTATACAAAGATGTGGAGGTGGCCAATGA
- a CDS encoding PIN domain-containing protein, with the protein MVGLDTGYFMGMMLGDKGILEHWEGLKEKEAVPCVSVLTLGEILYLTIRIGKPQQGKKMVEGMEKTCTILDVDKPVVERAASLKGGYGTPYIDSIIIASFLENGCSEIHTKDRKHFGAVKDKRTKIVVWE; encoded by the coding sequence ATGGTAGGTCTGGATACGGGTTACTTCATGGGGATGATGCTGGGAGATAAAGGGATCCTCGAACACTGGGAGGGCCTTAAAGAAAAAGAGGCCGTGCCCTGTGTGTCCGTTCTGACCCTGGGAGAGATCCTTTACCTTACCATACGGATAGGCAAACCGCAGCAGGGGAAAAAGATGGTCGAGGGCATGGAAAAGACATGCACAATACTCGACGTGGACAAACCGGTGGTGGAAAGAGCGGCCTCGTTGAAGGGCGGATACGGCACGCCCTATATAGATTCCATCATCATCGCGTCCTTCCTTGAGAACGGGTGCAGCGAGATCCACACGAAGGACAGAAAACACTTCGGAGCGGTGAAGGACAAGAGAACAAAGATCGTTGTCTGGGAGTAG
- a CDS encoding alpha/beta hydrolase, with translation MTEMTSDGNELSILSRLEIEELEKDVQFYETRQKTRLAFHEYGDPKGRPIFFYHGTGSHVHAMLLHKPALRYGFRIVSPDRPGVAQSDFRAGWTVLEYARDMADLADHLGIATFGAAGISGGGPTLMASALAIPDRLHCVVDLACAMPVYSDLEMLKHLGTMDRFYARLGTRLPLALFRVPFSVLGMMQKTMKNPKSFVKMFDSSLCPADKDIFNLPDFQYLLMRDYQELFRHGSRGPAYDAQTVYRQWGFDLSDIDIHIEVFHGTSDKFVPPRFSEYLAKKAKDVRINLLDGQGHLYHVAYGYQMLKKVAELFY, from the coding sequence ATGACTGAGATGACCAGCGACGGGAATGAACTGAGCATACTTTCCCGGCTCGAGATCGAAGAGCTTGAGAAGGATGTCCAATTTTACGAGACCCGACAGAAAACACGGCTCGCATTCCATGAGTACGGGGATCCAAAGGGCCGGCCCATTTTCTTCTATCACGGCACAGGTTCGCATGTGCACGCCATGCTCCTTCACAAGCCCGCTCTCAGGTACGGCTTCAGAATCGTCTCGCCGGACCGTCCCGGAGTCGCTCAGTCGGATTTCCGCGCCGGGTGGACCGTCCTTGAATATGCACGGGATATGGCCGACCTGGCCGACCATCTCGGAATCGCCACCTTCGGGGCTGCTGGCATTTCCGGCGGCGGACCCACCCTCATGGCCAGCGCTCTTGCCATTCCCGATCGCCTCCATTGTGTTGTGGATCTGGCCTGCGCCATGCCGGTCTATAGCGACCTGGAAATGCTCAAGCACCTCGGCACGATGGACCGCTTCTATGCCAGGCTGGGAACCCGTCTGCCGCTCGCCCTGTTCAGGGTGCCGTTTTCGGTGCTTGGGATGATGCAGAAGACGATGAAAAACCCAAAATCATTCGTAAAGATGTTCGACTCCAGCCTGTGTCCGGCCGACAAGGACATTTTCAACCTGCCCGATTTTCAGTACCTGCTCATGCGCGATTACCAGGAACTCTTTCGCCATGGATCGAGAGGCCCCGCCTATGACGCCCAGACGGTTTACAGGCAGTGGGGATTCGATCTTTCGGACATCGATATCCACATCGAGGTGTTTCACGGCACATCAGACAAGTTCGTCCCACCGAGATTCAGCGAATATCTTGCGAAAAAAGCGAAAGATGTCCGCATCAACCTGCTTGACGGCCAGGGACATTTGTACCATGTTGCCTATGGTTACCAGATGCTGAAAAAGGTTGCGGAGCTTTTCTACTAG